The Solanum lycopersicum chromosome 9, SLM_r2.1 genome window below encodes:
- the LOC101265953 gene encoding uncharacterized protein, protein MNSFNATTPNFDNLLLQSLVNRLQIRPPSNPTSSFSPQSLEDLLFNTLPFSDEDEDNDDDDNNNESSSSKSQLAKEETRVEKEIIRTILSGKTDSLKPNSGQAVAIGEHHICIGFHEDTGSDYRVWEWHGHIMLFDEENGYSPEYIYGNYFERVNGKLMKKKQEEKEEEEESEKEEKESDEKEEKVGNLGLRELISSGDSNNEGRILRRNMNAGSTRV, encoded by the coding sequence ATGAATTCATTCAACGCCACCACCCCAAACTTCGACAACCTTCTCCTCCAATCCCTAGTGAACCGTCTCCAAATTCGTCCTCCTTCAAACCCAACTTCCTCCTTTTCCCCACAATCCCTCGAAGATCTCCTCTTCAACACTCTCCCTTTCTCCGACGAAGATGAAGACAACGACGATGATGATAACAACAACGAGTCTTCTTCTTCCAAATCTCAGCTAGCGAAAGAAGAAACAAGGGTTGAGAAAGAGATAATCCGGACAATCCTATCTGGAAAAACTGATTCTCTAAAACCAAATTCAGGTCAAGCTGTTGCTATTGGTGAACATCATATATGTATCGGGTTTCATGAGGATACAGGTTCGGATTATCGGGTGTGGGAGTGGCATGGTCATATCATGCTTTTTGATGAGGAAAATGGGTATTCACCTGAATACATTTATGGGAATTACTTTGAAAGAGTTAATGGTAAGCTTATGAAGAAGAAACaagaggagaaagaagaagaggaggagagtgagaaagaagaaaaggagAGTGATGAGAAAGAGGAGAAGGTTGGGAATTTGGGGTTGAGAGAGTTGATATCATCAGGAGATTCGAATAACGAAGGTCGAATTCTTAGGAGGAATATGAATGCTGGCTCTACAAG